A single window of Methanothermobacter marburgensis str. Marburg DNA harbors:
- a CDS encoding cobalamin B12-binding domain-containing protein, whose product MGINVPRESLVSAIYDDLKGKGLVSPEDRELCIQDINYHLDYLEEAIRNSSPELFEDYVLWADILLRNLGLPEECLRGSLKSMEKVMLEILDDETASLASSYISGSLRKLEMEHKPPSYIRDQPLRDLAEKYLELVLNTEAKKARALIISSLNSGVSVEDIYLHVFEPVQHEIGRLWQTNQISVAHEHYATSVTQMIMSELYPYIYPASERKNLRLVAACVNNELHEIGIRMVSDFFEINGWDSVYLGASTPPEDFRKIVDELKPDLVAVSATMTFNVGHVKSLIKLLGEVDDSPPVMVGGYPFNVDTELWRKVGADLHAASASSAVRVAEEFLKTE is encoded by the coding sequence ATGGGGATCAATGTCCCAAGGGAATCCCTTGTATCCGCCATATATGACGATCTTAAGGGGAAGGGCCTTGTAAGTCCTGAAGATAGGGAATTGTGCATACAAGACATAAATTACCATCTGGACTACCTGGAGGAGGCCATCAGAAATTCAAGTCCAGAACTCTTTGAGGACTACGTCCTCTGGGCCGATATCCTTCTGAGGAACCTTGGGCTCCCTGAAGAGTGCCTCAGGGGTTCACTTAAAAGTATGGAAAAGGTTATGCTGGAAATTCTAGACGATGAAACCGCTTCCCTTGCTTCCAGCTACATCTCAGGTTCCCTCAGGAAACTTGAAATGGAACATAAACCGCCAAGCTACATCAGGGATCAGCCCCTGAGGGACCTTGCAGAGAAGTACCTTGAACTTGTTCTGAATACAGAGGCAAAAAAGGCCAGGGCCCTCATAATCTCGTCCCTGAACTCCGGTGTGAGTGTTGAGGACATATACCTCCATGTTTTTGAGCCTGTCCAGCATGAAATCGGCAGGTTATGGCAGACCAACCAGATATCGGTTGCCCACGAACACTATGCAACGTCAGTGACACAGATGATAATGTCAGAACTCTACCCGTACATATACCCGGCATCAGAGCGGAAAAACCTCAGGCTTGTTGCTGCATGCGTTAACAATGAGCTGCATGAGATAGGAATAAGGATGGTCAGTGATTTCTTTGAAATCAATGGCTGGGATTCTGTTTACCTTGGGGCCAGCACTCCACCGGAGGATTTCAGAAAGATCGTGGATGAACTGAAGCCTGACCTTGTTGCTGTATCAGCCACCATGACCTTCAACGTTGGACATGTGAAAAGTCTCATAAAACTGCTTGGGGAAGTGGATGATTCTCCCCCTGTAATGGTGGGTGGCTACCCATTCAATGTGGACACTGAACTCTGGAGGAAGGTCGGAGCCGATCTGCACGCCGCCAGTGCCTCCAGCGCCGTGAGGGTGGCTGAAGAATTCCTGAAAACAGAATAG
- a CDS encoding nitroreductase family protein: MEVLEAIKTRRSIRKYTKRDVPDEMLNKILEAAMCGPSAVDQRPWHFIVVKNRDMLEKIPEVHPYGAMVKDAPLAIIVCCDTSLEKFPGFWVQDCSIASQNILLAAHSLGLGAVWTGVYPLEDRVEGIRRLFQIPDHVIPFSVIPIGYPAEDPGTRDLFDPERIHTEKW, encoded by the coding sequence ATGGAAGTTCTCGAAGCAATTAAAACAAGACGAAGCATAAGGAAATACACCAAGAGAGACGTGCCAGATGAAATGCTCAATAAGATCCTAGAGGCGGCCATGTGCGGACCATCAGCGGTTGACCAGAGACCCTGGCACTTCATAGTAGTGAAAAACAGGGATATGCTTGAGAAGATACCAGAGGTGCATCCCTACGGGGCAATGGTAAAGGATGCCCCCCTTGCAATCATAGTATGCTGTGACACCAGCCTTGAAAAATTCCCTGGATTCTGGGTGCAGGACTGCTCCATTGCGTCACAGAATATACTGCTTGCGGCCCACTCCCTTGGTCTTGGTGCGGTCTGGACAGGTGTATACCCACTTGAAGACCGTGTTGAGGGTATAAGGAGGCTGTTCCAGATTCCAGACCACGTTATACCCTTCTCAGTGATACCCATAGGTTACCCTGCAGAGGACCCTGGAACGAGGGACCTTTTTGACCCTGAAAGGATACATACTGAGAAATGGTAA
- a CDS encoding sensor histidine kinase: MNNNGPEGVFLILRKDGFIEKIIDHGSNIPLTIESFVDLMDMGSQAKASLFIQEINDKGAAYNWELNLKNLKTYHFSGFMADERIYAVGAARKEDMIKIYRLVDTELPETPEMGPSAGGDVKEELFDELTRLNNQLSAARRELLKKNMELEKALKEKEMLLREINHRVKNNLMIISSILNIQSRYVKDRDDLMLFREAQSKARAMAMLHERLYTSGKHRRVDFGEYLRGLVRDLYQTFLSDPGRIALETDIDEAELDINTVVPLTLIVNELFTNAIKHAFPEGKKVE; encoded by the coding sequence ATGAATAATAATGGACCTGAGGGTGTTTTCCTTATCCTGAGGAAGGATGGATTCATTGAAAAGATAATAGACCATGGATCCAACATACCCCTGACCATTGAATCCTTCGTTGACCTCATGGATATGGGTAGCCAGGCAAAGGCCTCCCTTTTCATCCAGGAGATCAATGATAAAGGGGCCGCCTATAACTGGGAACTGAATTTAAAGAACCTTAAGACCTACCACTTTTCAGGTTTCATGGCTGATGAAAGGATCTACGCTGTTGGTGCAGCCAGAAAGGAGGATATGATAAAAATCTACCGCCTTGTTGATACTGAGCTGCCTGAAACACCAGAAATGGGTCCATCTGCTGGTGGGGATGTAAAAGAAGAACTATTTGATGAACTCACAAGGCTAAACAACCAGCTCTCTGCAGCCAGAAGAGAACTTCTAAAGAAGAACATGGAACTGGAAAAAGCCCTCAAAGAGAAGGAGATGCTCCTCCGGGAGATAAACCACAGGGTCAAGAACAACCTCATGATAATCTCAAGCATCCTCAATATCCAGTCAAGGTATGTGAAGGATAGGGATGATCTCATGCTCTTCAGGGAGGCCCAGTCAAAGGCCAGAGCAATGGCCATGCTTCATGAGCGGCTTTACACTTCAGGTAAACACAGGAGGGTGGACTTCGGTGAATACCTGAGGGGACTTGTGAGGGACCTCTATCAGACATTCCTATCGGATCCGGGCCGCATAGCCCTTGAGACAGATATAGATGAGGCTGAACTCGATATAAACACGGTTGTCCCCCTGACACTCATTGTAAATGAGCTCTTCACAAATGCAATCAAACATGCATTCCCTGAGGGAAAAAAGGTAGAATAA
- a CDS encoding SOUL family heme-binding protein, translating into MTESPDYEVELEDGDFEIRCYPGYILAQVDVEGNFRDAMLRGFSILADYIFGNNRRREEIPMTSPVTGVRLGEKIPMAAPVTEEKLDDGGVYRISFTMPSSYTLETLPEPNDTRIRFRAEKNQRFAVYKFSGRVNERMVEERTGEFREWLRENSIKPRSSFIVAQYNHPAVPGFLRRNEILVKI; encoded by the coding sequence TTGACTGAGAGTCCAGATTATGAGGTTGAACTGGAAGACGGTGACTTTGAGATAAGGTGCTATCCCGGGTACATACTGGCACAGGTGGATGTTGAGGGGAACTTCAGGGATGCGATGCTTAGGGGATTTTCCATCCTTGCAGACTACATATTCGGGAATAACAGGCGCAGGGAGGAGATTCCAATGACATCCCCAGTAACTGGAGTCAGGCTGGGGGAGAAGATACCAATGGCAGCACCGGTTACAGAGGAGAAACTTGATGATGGGGGAGTCTACAGGATATCTTTTACCATGCCATCATCCTACACCCTTGAAACACTTCCAGAGCCCAATGACACACGTATAAGGTTCAGGGCTGAGAAGAATCAGAGGTTTGCGGTCTATAAATTTTCAGGAAGGGTAAATGAGAGAATGGTGGAGGAAAGAACTGGTGAATTCAGGGAGTGGCTCAGAGAAAATTCCATAAAACCCAGGTCCAGCTTCATAGTTGCCCAGTATAACCATCCTGCAGTCCCCGGTTTCCTGAGAAGGAATGAGATCCTTGTGAAGATATAA
- a CDS encoding TIGR04165 family Cys-rich peptide → MRVEDLKKPCPECGEVDKDVSTVKYPQNKEKLKEAGIPEDQEIVGAIKCSKCGYVFEYCEGGKCSIEVKKVSID, encoded by the coding sequence ATGAGGGTTGAGGATTTAAAAAAGCCATGCCCTGAGTGCGGTGAAGTGGATAAGGACGTCTCAACGGTTAAATACCCCCAGAATAAGGAAAAACTGAAAGAGGCAGGCATACCTGAGGACCAGGAGATAGTTGGGGCCATAAAGTGCAGTAAATGTGGATATGTATTTGAGTACTGTGAAGGAGGAAAGTGCAGCATAGAGGTCAAGAAGGTTTCCATTGATTAG
- a CDS encoding toprim domain-containing protein, which yields MRFYIFPEFFLIILYGDNLVPEIKQKCLICGEQWIDGKDTCPYCGGKNKTASIDSENDLALLRSLNSILKKEKVSE from the coding sequence ATGAGGTTCTACATATTCCCCGAATTTTTTCTTATAATCCTTTATGGTGATAATTTGGTTCCTGAGATAAAACAGAAGTGTTTGATCTGTGGCGAGCAGTGGATTGATGGAAAAGATACCTGTCCATACTGCGGAGGCAAAAATAAGACTGCAAGTATAGATTCCGAGAATGATCTTGCTCTGCTGAGATCACTTAACAGCATCCTGAAAAAGGAGAAGGTTTCAGAGTAA
- a CDS encoding SagB/ThcOx family dehydrogenase — protein sequence MNEIERNRYFLKDSIRKRIDFSKTPQSMGVAAPPFEKPWPEDAEMIDLPVLDWAEMVDVNIVSCIRNRKSRRSYTDRPLKLEELSFLLWATQGIRMVAGYSAFRTVPSAGCRHTFETYLAVFNVEGLEEGLYRYIPSVHRLLVEYLDDNLSQRIVEASFHQRFTGESAVTFIWTTIPYRMEWRYGLAAHRVILIDAGHVCQNLYLACEAIGAGTCAVAAYDQEYLDEVLGVDGVDEFTIYMAPVGKV from the coding sequence ATGAATGAGATTGAAAGGAACCGTTACTTCCTGAAGGACAGTATAAGGAAGAGGATAGATTTTTCAAAAACACCCCAGAGCATGGGTGTGGCTGCACCACCATTCGAGAAGCCATGGCCAGAGGATGCTGAAATGATTGACCTCCCGGTACTTGACTGGGCTGAAATGGTGGACGTGAATATTGTAAGCTGCATAAGAAACCGTAAGAGCCGCAGGAGTTACACTGACAGGCCCCTGAAACTTGAGGAACTCTCTTTTCTTCTCTGGGCCACCCAGGGGATAAGGATGGTTGCAGGTTACAGTGCCTTCCGCACAGTCCCATCAGCCGGCTGCAGGCACACCTTTGAAACTTACCTTGCGGTATTCAATGTGGAGGGCCTCGAGGAGGGCCTCTACAGGTACATACCATCGGTGCACCGGTTGCTGGTTGAGTACCTTGACGATAACCTCTCCCAGAGGATAGTGGAGGCATCCTTCCACCAGCGCTTCACAGGAGAATCCGCTGTGACATTCATCTGGACCACGATACCATACAGGATGGAGTGGAGGTATGGTCTTGCAGCCCACAGGGTGATCCTCATTGACGCAGGACATGTCTGCCAGAACCTCTACCTTGCCTGTGAGGCCATAGGTGCGGGTACATGTGCGGTCGCAGCCTATGACCAGGAGTACCTTGATGAGGTGCTGGGGGTTGATGGTGTGGATGAATTCACCATTTACATGGCGCCGGTTGGAAAGGTTTAA
- a CDS encoding TIGR04165 family Cys-rich peptide, which yields MKMEEFLKECPVCGCRDKVVKRKFMDEHKSRTSLKEIVCEKCGHVFETAD from the coding sequence ATGAAGATGGAAGAGTTTCTGAAGGAGTGCCCTGTGTGCGGCTGCAGGGACAAGGTTGTTAAGAGAAAATTCATGGATGAGCACAAGTCAAGGACGTCCCTGAAGGAAATCGTCTGTGAAAAGTGTGGCCATGTATTTGAAACCGCTGATTAG
- a CDS encoding zinc dependent phospholipase C family protein — translation MRSIFIAALLILVASQIPGASAWSVKNHHDIAERVYHAMPSDVQTRLSLDEMKNGADDPDTVFFDFEYHVYPYNLEKARFWLDQGKISYDSGNYSYASYCYGVASHYISDGICGPHTSSGSSGYLHTVYEIRAMMLEPVMVPVPDDPEMEAMKLWGSWVSEGDDSCISGALDLACSVSCREIMNSIGS, via the coding sequence ATGAGGTCTATTTTTATAGCCGCGCTCCTGATTCTTGTGGCATCACAGATTCCGGGGGCATCGGCCTGGTCTGTAAAGAATCACCATGATATTGCAGAGAGGGTCTATCATGCAATGCCCTCTGATGTTCAAACCCGCCTGAGCCTTGATGAGATGAAGAATGGGGCAGACGACCCTGACACGGTTTTCTTTGATTTTGAATATCATGTATACCCATATAACCTTGAAAAGGCCAGGTTCTGGTTAGATCAGGGAAAAATCAGCTATGATTCAGGTAACTACAGTTATGCCAGCTACTGCTATGGTGTTGCAAGCCACTATATCTCTGATGGAATCTGCGGTCCACACACATCCTCTGGATCCAGCGGGTACCTCCACACCGTCTATGAGATACGTGCAATGATGCTTGAACCTGTAATGGTTCCTGTCCCTGATGACCCTGAAATGGAGGCAATGAAACTCTGGGGTTCATGGGTTTCTGAGGGTGACGACTCATGCATATCTGGGGCACTTGACCTGGCATGCAGTGTATCCTGTAGGGAGATCATGAACTCAATAGGGTCCTGA
- a CDS encoding ArsR family transcriptional regulator, producing the protein MKTLVSNLRGRCLFDVAVKAQIDGLISVQAEDFNDTCLEKFIKGGIIRVEGRNPIEAARKIAEVIRGAKKHGEVYVAFDGSDLGGLLSFLAHREGVDGIYTCFGDSAVRLPPLKLDISDTRLRILEALEEESLNAVLIARKVGISRAMVYKHLSGLMEMGLVEQSQMFDRYSITDAGKLVII; encoded by the coding sequence ATGAAGACGCTTGTGAGTAACCTGCGGGGAAGGTGCCTCTTTGATGTGGCTGTGAAGGCCCAGATAGATGGGCTGATATCGGTACAGGCAGAGGACTTCAATGATACATGTCTCGAGAAATTCATAAAGGGAGGTATTATTCGGGTTGAGGGGCGAAACCCCATTGAGGCCGCCAGAAAGATAGCAGAGGTCATAAGGGGTGCTAAAAAGCATGGGGAGGTCTATGTTGCATTCGATGGAAGTGACCTTGGTGGCCTACTCTCATTTTTAGCCCACCGTGAGGGGGTGGATGGTATCTACACGTGCTTTGGGGATTCTGCGGTGCGTCTTCCCCCACTGAAACTTGACATATCTGATACCAGGCTCAGGATACTCGAGGCCCTTGAGGAGGAAAGCCTCAACGCGGTTTTAATTGCAAGGAAGGTCGGCATTTCAAGGGCTATGGTCTACAAGCATCTCTCTGGTCTGATGGAAATGGGGCTTGTGGAGCAGTCCCAGATGTTTGATAGATACTCCATTACAGATGCAGGTAAACTCGTTATAATATAA
- a CDS encoding ATP-binding protein has product MRVSFKKGDGSYILAIEDDGVGLPENFDLQSTPSMGMQLVRSLTDQLNGNLKVESEGGTRFSIEFRDWK; this is encoded by the coding sequence ATAAGGGTTTCATTTAAAAAAGGGGATGGCAGTTACATTCTTGCGATTGAAGATGACGGCGTGGGTCTTCCAGAGAACTTTGACCTCCAGAGCACGCCCAGTATGGGTATGCAGCTTGTAAGAAGCCTTACTGACCAGCTGAATGGTAACCTCAAAGTTGAATCAGAGGGTGGGACCCGTTTCTCAATTGAGTTCAGGGACTGGAAGTAG
- a CDS encoding NUDIX hydrolase — protein MVGSVYILAVRAFIEDDNGRVLIIKRSENSKTNPSTWELPGGKVGTGESLEEALKREVREETGLEITPGDVMGVVEQKFPIINAVHIIIQCKAAGNVKLSHEHEGFAWVEPAGLSKYRLADWLADFVKDMKVERKSEGSGFRNILGFIRKQ, from the coding sequence ATGGTGGGAAGTGTTTATATACTGGCTGTGAGGGCATTCATTGAGGATGATAACGGAAGGGTTCTCATAATCAAAAGATCTGAAAATTCAAAGACCAACCCATCCACCTGGGAGCTTCCCGGTGGAAAGGTGGGTACCGGCGAGTCCCTTGAGGAGGCCCTCAAAAGGGAGGTCAGGGAGGAAACCGGCCTTGAAATAACCCCTGGTGATGTTATGGGGGTTGTTGAACAGAAGTTCCCGATAATAAACGCTGTTCATATAATAATCCAGTGCAAAGCCGCGGGTAATGTGAAGCTGAGCCACGAACATGAGGGCTTTGCATGGGTTGAACCGGCTGGTCTTTCGAAATACAGACTTGCAGACTGGCTTGCGGACTTTGTGAAGGATATGAAGGTAGAAAGAAAAAGTGAAGGGTCAGGTTTCAGAAATATTCTTGGATTCATAAGAAAGCAATGA
- a CDS encoding TIGR04083 family peptide-modifying radical SAM enzyme: MAFHVMIIPSMNCPSDCSYCWGVDRDSKVMDTETVREMVSWLRDFRKEPATFTFHGGEPLLAGYEFYRKTLQLISTELDFLKPAFAIQTNLWLMTDELAELFAEYSIPIGSSLDGPREINDHQRGDGYFDKTMKGYEIARRHGLKVSFISTFTSYSIRRKEDIFEFFLENKMNMKLHPALPSLKSPDPEEWAITAEEYGDLLLYLLERYLEHFGEIEIQNIDHFAKSAFLRRGVVCTHADCVGNTFAVDPYGDIYPCYRFVGMKDYIMGNVSDRPSMEDLNESDALRSLYDWRKMVDDECGDCEFYRYCLGGCPYNAITVENGVRRIDGVDHQCQAYRMIFTEINRRANREFLESGILGGQKKKSKPGVLDIMMK; the protein is encoded by the coding sequence ATGGCATTCCATGTTATGATCATCCCCTCAATGAACTGTCCCTCCGACTGCAGCTACTGCTGGGGTGTTGACCGGGACTCAAAGGTGATGGACACTGAAACAGTGAGGGAAATGGTTTCATGGCTGAGGGATTTCAGAAAAGAACCCGCCACCTTCACCTTCCATGGGGGAGAACCTCTCCTTGCAGGTTACGAATTTTACAGGAAAACCCTGCAGCTGATATCCACTGAACTCGATTTTCTAAAGCCCGCATTTGCCATCCAGACAAATCTATGGCTCATGACCGACGAACTGGCAGAACTCTTTGCAGAGTACAGCATACCCATCGGCTCAAGCCTTGATGGTCCCCGAGAAATAAATGATCACCAGAGGGGTGATGGTTACTTCGATAAAACCATGAAGGGCTATGAGATAGCCAGGAGGCACGGTCTGAAGGTGAGCTTCATAAGCACATTCACCTCCTACTCCATAAGGAGAAAGGAGGATATATTCGAGTTTTTCCTTGAGAATAAGATGAACATGAAGCTCCACCCGGCTCTCCCATCCCTCAAGAGCCCCGACCCTGAGGAGTGGGCCATAACCGCAGAGGAGTACGGGGATCTCCTCCTCTACCTCCTTGAGAGGTACCTTGAGCACTTTGGTGAAATCGAAATACAGAACATTGACCACTTTGCAAAGAGCGCGTTCCTCCGCAGGGGTGTTGTGTGCACACACGCGGACTGTGTGGGGAATACCTTTGCAGTTGACCCCTACGGGGACATATACCCCTGTTATCGCTTCGTTGGCATGAAGGATTACATAATGGGTAACGTATCTGACAGGCCCAGCATGGAGGATCTCAATGAAAGTGATGCCCTCCGGTCCCTCTATGACTGGAGAAAAATGGTTGATGATGAATGCGGTGACTGTGAATTCTACAGATACTGCCTCGGTGGCTGCCCATACAATGCCATAACAGTCGAAAATGGAGTGCGGAGGATAGATGGCGTCGACCATCAGTGCCAGGCCTACAGGATGATCTTCACTGAAATCAACAGGAGGGCCAACAGGGAGTTTCTTGAATCTGGAATCCTTGGAGGGCAGAAGAAGAAATCAAAACCTGGCGTGCTGGATATAATGATGAAATAA
- a CDS encoding VIT1/CCC1 transporter family protein translates to MRHSLKTGFSFGLTSAIITTLGLMVGLHSGTHSRLAVIGGVLTIAIADAFSDAMGIHIAEESENRHSEVEVWESTIATFMSKFVFAITFLLPVLLLDLTVAIAVSVIWGLLLLGILSVHIARSQNAPLWRVLGEHLMVAILIIVITHYTGDWIASTFG, encoded by the coding sequence ATGAGACACTCATTAAAGACCGGCTTCAGCTTCGGTCTTACATCGGCCATAATAACCACCCTTGGCCTTATGGTGGGACTCCATTCAGGTACCCATTCAAGGCTTGCGGTGATTGGAGGTGTGCTCACAATAGCAATAGCCGACGCCTTCTCTGATGCCATGGGCATACACATCGCCGAGGAGTCCGAAAACCGGCACAGCGAAGTTGAGGTGTGGGAGTCCACCATTGCAACCTTCATGAGCAAATTCGTCTTTGCCATCACATTCCTCTTACCTGTTCTTTTACTGGACCTGACAGTTGCGATCGCAGTGTCAGTCATCTGGGGCCTTCTACTTCTGGGTATCCTGAGTGTACATATTGCAAGGTCACAGAATGCGCCCCTCTGGAGGGTGCTTGGTGAGCATCTCATGGTGGCAATCCTGATTATAGTGATAACACACTACACAGGTGACTGGATAGCCTCAACATTTGGCTAA
- a CDS encoding pseudomurein-binding repeat-containing protein has product MQLKGIILFMTALVLFSVNISDAAAVNIFLTSDCITGNSSSDIENLNLIKSCIENESEHNVTVDPKAPKPGEGGRAISCTPQGGVAIYLAASCPGAMREVAKLAATTSKGVIFVNTGKLNLKNTYMLRRAWDDNFSTRYFAGIRYPYRFLTSAGVRIIQPNIDCPGASWEEKCRFIASEIMRILNETPGITQKKGRFYNSKLIAYHSIDPAVMARVANGIHTDLKNGRKLKRTYNGYRPETFLLMVTDYMNGPIRYLKVRGPSNPGVKSTFHGYLSRTEYRKLAADVNNYMRRYLRAPNYIRFKNGIIGYRDLLRMYSGITRTHTSSKKMQLPSSVKI; this is encoded by the coding sequence TTGCAATTAAAGGGAATTATACTGTTCATGACAGCCCTTGTCCTTTTTTCAGTGAATATCAGTGATGCTGCGGCAGTTAATATATTCCTCACCTCAGACTGCATAACAGGCAACAGCTCCTCTGACATTGAAAACCTCAACCTCATCAAGAGCTGTATTGAAAACGAAAGTGAACACAATGTTACAGTGGACCCCAAAGCCCCGAAACCTGGTGAGGGTGGCCGTGCAATAAGCTGCACTCCTCAGGGGGGAGTAGCGATTTACCTTGCAGCCTCCTGCCCTGGGGCAATGAGAGAAGTCGCTAAACTTGCAGCAACCACATCCAAGGGTGTGATATTTGTAAACACCGGGAAACTCAACCTCAAAAATACCTACATGCTGAGGAGGGCATGGGACGATAACTTCTCCACCAGGTACTTTGCAGGTATCAGGTACCCCTACAGGTTCCTCACCTCCGCAGGTGTAAGAATCATACAGCCGAACATTGACTGTCCCGGCGCATCCTGGGAAGAGAAGTGCCGGTTCATAGCATCGGAGATCATGAGAATCCTGAATGAAACCCCCGGGATTACCCAGAAGAAGGGGAGATTCTACAACAGCAAACTCATAGCCTACCACAGCATTGACCCTGCAGTTATGGCCCGTGTGGCTAATGGAATACACACTGACCTGAAAAACGGCAGAAAACTCAAAAGGACCTACAATGGTTACAGACCAGAGACATTCCTTCTCATGGTAACAGACTACATGAACGGACCCATAAGATACCTGAAGGTAAGGGGACCCTCAAATCCTGGTGTTAAGAGCACATTCCATGGTTACCTCTCAAGGACCGAATACCGGAAACTTGCAGCCGATGTCAACAATTACATGAGAAGGTATCTGAGGGCACCGAATTATATACGGTTTAAAAATGGAATAATAGGTTACAGGGACCTCCTCAGAATGTACTCAGGGATTACAAGGACCCACACATCCAGTAAAAAAATGCAGCTACCATCATCCGTGAAAATCTAA
- the hisG gene encoding ATP phosphoribosyltransferase has product MKIVLGLPKGSLNNVNRGNTYRLFKDAGYEVKGYEPGREENEIEITNDPEIKAYLTRPQSAPVELNREMLDIAIIGEDWVREESINSGDESIKKIGDLDYGQTRLIVALPREEPYTSLEDFFLKNADRNTPILCFTEYPNLTRDFFMNNPGYRELFGDSRPVVQIRGLRDGDNEMVQIINSDGATEVYIAKGADLIVDNTQTGSSLRKAGLKIIDTIMESSAGLYAGPSCTGEKLEKAEMIFKQLYGATKARNYFDVKFNIANHRAEDVVEFLMKMEYCSDEPTVVPGGEFSQINVLIDKRRFPEMLEEIKGFGASAIVRENVKQYIR; this is encoded by the coding sequence ATGAAGATAGTTCTGGGATTACCCAAGGGTAGTTTAAACAATGTTAACCGTGGAAACACCTACAGGCTCTTCAAGGACGCCGGTTATGAGGTTAAGGGCTACGAGCCCGGGCGTGAAGAAAACGAAATAGAGATCACCAACGATCCTGAAATAAAGGCTTACCTCACAAGGCCCCAGAGTGCCCCGGTGGAGCTCAACCGTGAAATGCTTGATATTGCAATAATCGGCGAGGACTGGGTGCGTGAGGAATCCATAAACAGTGGCGATGAGTCCATAAAAAAGATAGGGGATCTTGATTACGGTCAGACAAGGCTTATAGTGGCACTTCCCAGAGAGGAACCCTACACCTCACTGGAGGACTTCTTCCTGAAAAATGCTGATAGGAACACTCCCATACTCTGCTTCACAGAGTATCCCAACCTCACAAGGGACTTTTTCATGAATAATCCTGGCTACAGGGAACTCTTCGGTGACTCAAGACCAGTGGTGCAGATAAGGGGCCTCAGGGATGGTGACAATGAGATGGTCCAGATAATAAACTCTGATGGTGCAACCGAGGTTTACATCGCCAAGGGCGCAGACCTCATAGTGGACAACACCCAGACAGGAAGCAGTCTTAGAAAGGCGGGCCTCAAGATAATTGATACCATAATGGAATCAAGCGCCGGGCTCTATGCTGGACCATCATGCACCGGTGAAAAACTTGAAAAGGCTGAGATGATATTCAAACAGCTCTACGGCGCCACCAAGGCCAGGAACTACTTTGATGTTAAGTTCAACATAGCAAACCACAGGGCAGAGGATGTGGTTGAGTTCCTCATGAAGATGGAGTACTGCTCAGATGAGCCGACCGTCGTTCCAGGCGGGGAATTTTCACAGATCAACGTCCTCATAGATAAAAGGAGATTCCCTGAAATGCTTGAAGAGATAAAGGGCTTCGGAGCGTCTGCAATAGTACGAGAAAACGTGAAACAGTACATAAGATAG